The following are encoded together in the Juglans microcarpa x Juglans regia isolate MS1-56 chromosome 2D, Jm3101_v1.0, whole genome shotgun sequence genome:
- the LOC121249525 gene encoding uncharacterized protein LOC121249525, with amino-acid sequence MREKPPLGEINTIAGGYAGGATSSARKAHVRKARYGEVFSTQRTHPRDPSRGHLITLSEEDGEGLFRSHDNALVVTAQIANYRTSRILIDNGSFADILFWEAFNRMGISPDRLRPTLTPLRGFTGEAIQPAGAIALSILAGTTPKTASLMVDFLVVKAHSSYNVILGRPSLNQMRAVTSTYHLKVKFPTGSGVGEMRDFRSDLRVGRRIRAARSSKTGTRGGTPRDTDTNESGRGNTAITPNSNGARPRNEG; translated from the exons ATGAGAGAAAAACCTCCCCTAGGGGAAATCAACACCATAGCTGGAGGATATGCTGGAGGAGCGACTTCCTCGGCTCGGAAGGCCCACGTGAGAAAGGCCAGGTACGGAGAAGTGTTCTCCACCCAACGAACGCACCCCAGAGACCCTTCCAGGGGACATTTGATAACGTTAAGTGAAGAAGACGGGGAGGGGCTGTTTAGATCTCATGACAACGCACTAGTAGTAACAGCGCAGATAGCCAACTACCGAACTAGCAGGATATTGATCGACAATGGCAGTTTCGCAGACATCCTCTTTTGGGAAGCCTTCAACAGGATGGGAATTTCCCCCGATCGATTACGGCCAACCCTGACTCCCCTTAGAGGCTTCACAGGGGAAGCCATCCAGCCGGCCGGTGCGATTGCCCTGTCGATACTAGCAGGCACAACCCCCAAGACTGCGTCCCTCATGGTAGACTTCCTGGTGGTCAAAGCTCATTCCTCATACAACGTAATACTTGGGAGACCATCATTGAACCAAATGAGGGCCGTCACCTCCACGTACCATTTGAAAGTGAAATTTCCAACCGGAAGCGGGGTGGGGGAGATGCGAG ACTTTAGAAGTGATCTCCGAGTGGGCCGCCGAATCAGAGCCGCCCGCTCAAGCAAGACAGGAACAAGAGGGGGAACACCAAGAGACACGGATACGAATGAGTCCGGGAGAGGCAACACAGCCATCACCCCCAACAGCAATGGAGCTAGACCACGAAATGAGGGATGA
- the LOC121249905 gene encoding MDIS1-interacting receptor like kinase 2-like, with product MKTDTPLILSILLLFLLSQSITASPATQAEALVKWRNSLSVPPPFTSWSLTNLNNLCNWTSIVCDSSETVSEINLSSTNLNGTLLQFNFTPFLNLTRFDLSNNNLSGSIPPAIGNLSKLTYLDLGLNYFDNKIPPEIGRLTELRYLSFFSNYLTGTVPYQLNNLQKVWYLDLGSNYLVDPDWSRFSAMPLLTHLSFSFNEIHSGFPGYIIDCQNLTFLDLSLNKFNGSIPEMLFSNLGKLEYLNLTDNLFQGPVSPNFPQLSKLKHLLLGRNQFSGLIPEDIGSMSKLQIIELYNNSLEGTIPSSIGQLRELRELVLGSNGLNSSIPFELGFCTNLTVLALAINSLTGELPVSLTNLTGITKLGLSDNSLSGEISPYFLSSWTELISLQIQNNNFTGEIHPQIGLLTKLNYLYLYKNKLSGSIPSEIGNLKDLVELDLSTNRLSGPIPLTLWSLTNLKKLQLFENNQSGTISPEIGNLTLLETLDLSANQISGELPDTISGLISLRSISLFTNNFSGTIPSDFGKYSPFLASVSFSNNSFSGELPPELCSGFALHDITVNDNNFTGPMPECFKNCSQLSRARFERNRFNGDITNAFGVSPNLYFIGLSDNQFIGQISPDWGEFTSLSNLQIDRNRISGKIPVELAKLTQLQILSLSSNNLSGEVPSELRNLSLLYMLNLSRNDLTGEIPRSFGNLSELKELDLSENKMSGNIPRELANCEKLLSLDLSNNNLSGEIPPELGNLISLQYLLDLSSNSLSGTIPQNLAKLLTLESLNVSHNQLSGEIPASFSSMVSLRNSSIDFSYNKLAGQIPTSKVFEEAPAKAYVGNSGLCGNAEGLNSCYADSKKKKDSKTVLLVVLIPVCGLLFLATIVVVLIICYRKTKLLDDESKRVEDFDEKAESMIWEKEGKFTFQDIVKATEDFNDKYCIGKGGFGSVYKAALSTGQIVAVKRLNMSDSSDIPATNRQTFENEIRMLTEVRHRNIIKLYGFCSIRGCMYLVYEYVERGSLGNVLYGVEGKVELDWVTRVKIVRGVAHAVSYLHHDCSPPIVHRDITVNNILLESEFEPRLSDFGIARLLNPDTTNWTTIAGSYGYMAPELALTMRVTDKCDVYSFGVVALEVMMGRHPRELLASLSSSQPVSDNTEFLLKDVLDQGLPTPTGKIAEAVVFVVTRALLCVRDNPDSRPPMRFVEQELSGRTQACISDPFDTITISKLTSLGEINRSGIKG from the exons ATGAAAACAGATACTCCTCTTATCCTTAGCATTCTCTTGCTCTTCTTGCTTTCACAGAGCATCACAGCATCACCAGCAACTCAAGCAGAGGCTCTTGTCAAATGGAGAAACAGCCTCTCAGTTCCTCCTCCTTTCACTTCATGGTCCCTCACCAACCTCAACAACCTCTGCAATTGGACAAGCATTGTCTGCGACTCATCGGAAACTGTCTCAGAGATAAACCTCTCCAGCACCAACCTCAATGGAACCCTTCTCCAATTCAATTTCACTCCATTTCTTAACCTCACACGCTTTGATCTCAGCAACAACAATCTCAGTGGATCAATACCACCCGCCATTGGAAACCTCTCCAAGCTCACTTACTTGGACTTGGGCCTCAACTACTTCGACAACAAAATACCTCCAGAGATAGGCCGCTTAACGGAGCTTCGGTACCTAAGTTTCTTCAGCAACTATCTGACTGGTACGGTCCCTTATCAGTTGAACAATCTTCAAAAGGTATGGTACTTAGACCTTGGTTCAAACTACTTAGTCGATCCTGACTGGTCCAGATTTTCGGCCATGCCTTTGTTGACCCATCTTAGCTTTtctttcaatgaaatccattcCGGATTCCCGGGATATATAATTGATTGTCAGAACTTGACGTTCTTGGACTTATCCCTGAATAAGTTCAATGGATCAATACCAGAAATGCTATTTTCCAATCTGGGCAAGCTGGAATACCTTAATCTTACTGATAATTTATTCCAAGGGCCAGTGTCACCAAACTTTCCCCAGCTTTCCAAGCTCAAACATCTTCTTCTAGGACGAAACCAGTTCAGCGGTCTCATCCCTGAAGATATCGGTTCGATGTCGAAACTGCAAATTATAGAATTGTACAATAATTCATTGGAAGGGACAATTCCTTCTTCAATAGGCCAGCTCAGGGAGCTCAGGGAGCTTGTTCTTGGAAGCAATGGTTTGAATTCTTCTATACCTTTTGAGCTTGGTTTTTGTACAAACCTCACCGTCTTGGCACTGGCCATAAATTCATTGACCGGCGAATTGCCTGTATCCTTGACCAACTTGACAGGCATTACCAAATTAGGTTTATCTGATAATTCGCTTTCTGGGGAGATCTCACCTTATTTTCTATCCAGTTGGACCGAGCTGATCTCGTTGCAGATTCAGAACAATAATTTCACTGGAGAAATTCATCCACAAATAGGCCTATTGACCAAGCTCAACTACCTTtatctgtataagaataaactCTCTGGCTCAATTCCCTCGGAGATTGGGAACTTGAAAGATTTAGTGGAGTTGGACCTTTCAACAAACCGGCTCTCCGGTCCCATTCCTCTAACATTGTGGAGCCTCACAAATCTTAAAAAGTTGCAGCTTTTCGAAAATAATCAAAGTGGCACAATATCACCGGAGATTGGAAATCTGACATTGCTGGAAACTCTTGATCTCAGTGCTAACCAAATCTCTGGGGAGTTGCCGGACACCATTTCTGGCCTCATTAGTTTACGGTCGATCTCTCTTTTCACCAACAACTTCTCGGGCACTATTCCAAGTGACTTTGGGAAGTATAGTCCTTTTCTGGCCAGTGTTAGTTTTTCCAACAACAGCTTCTCTGGAGAGCTGCCACCTGAATTGTGTAGCGGCTTTGCTCTTCATGATATCACCGTGAACGACAACAACTTCACCGGGCCAATGCCAGAGTGCTTCAAAAATTGTTCACAACTAAGTAGAGCACGTTTTGAACGGAACCGATTCAATGGAGACATTACAAATGCATTTGGAGTTTCTCCAAATCTTTATTTCATTGGGCTTAGTGACAATCAGTTTATCGGTCAAATCTCCCCAGACTGGGGAGAATTTACATCTCTCTCTAATTTACAGATTGACAGAAACAGAATTTCAGGCAAGATCCCAGTTGAGCTTGCGAAGTTGACTCAATTGCAAATTTTAAGTCTGAGCTCCAACAACTTGTCCGGGGAAGTTCCAAGTGAACTAAGAAATCTAAGTCTGCTATACATGCTCAATCTGAGCAGGAATGATTTGACAGGAGAGATTCCTCGAAGTTTTGGCAATTTGAGTGAGCTTAAGGAACTTGATTTGTCTGAGAACAAAATGAGTGGGAACATACCCAGAGAGCTTGCtaattgtgaaaaattattgagCTTGGACCTGAGCAACAACAACCTATCAGGTGAAATACCACCCGAGCTTGGTAATTTAATTTCATTGCAGTACTTGTTGGACCTCAGCAGCAATTCACTCTCAGGAACAATCCCTCAAAACCTTGCAAAGCTTTTGACATTGGAGAGTCTTAATGTTTCACATAACCAACTCTCAGGGGAAATCCCAGCATCATTCTCCAGCATGGTTAGTCTACGCAACAGCTCCATTGATTTTTCTTACAATAAGCTAGCAGGTCAGATCCCAACAAGTAAAGTTTTTGAAGAAGCACCAGCAAAAGCTTATGTTGGAAACTCAGGCTTGTGTGGAAATGCAGAAGGGCTGAATTCTTGTTACGCAgactccaaaaagaaaaaggattctAAGACGGTTCTACTAGTTGTCCTCATTCCGGTATGTGGCCTGTTATTCCTTGCTACAATAGTTGTCGTACTCATAATATGTTACCGGAAAACCAAACTCCTCGATGATGAAAGCAAAAGAGTTGAAGATTTTGATGAGAAGGCGGAGTCTATGATATGGGAAAAAGAGGGTAAATTCACATTCCAAGATATTGTGAAGGCCACAGAGGACTTCAACGACAAGTACTGCATTGGAAAAGGTGGATTTGGAAGCGTGTACAAAGCAGCATTGTCAACCGGTCAGATTGTTGCAGTTAAAAGGCTTAACATGTCAGACTCTAGTGACATTCCAGCAACCAATCGCCAGACTTTTGAGAACGAGATTCGCATGTTAACTGAAGTTAGGCACCGGAATATCATCAAGCTTTACGGGTTCTGTTCCATTAGAGGGTGCATGTACTTGGTTTACGAATACGTGGAGAGAGGCAGCTTAGGAAATGTGTTGTATGGGGTGGAAGGGAAAGTGGAGCTTGATTGGGTTACAAGGGTGAAAATTGTGCGGGGTGTGGCTCATGCAGTTTCTTACCTGCACCATGATTGCTCTCCACCAATTGTGCACCGAGACATAACTGTGAATAACATATTACTCGAGTCAGAGTTTGAACCAAGGCTCTCAGATTTTGGCATTGCAAGATTGCTAAACCCAGATACAACTAACTGGACAACAATTGCCGGGTCTTATGGCTACATGGCTCCAG AGCTTGCTCTCACCATGCGAGTAACGGATAAATGCGATGTTTATAGCTTCGGAGTGGTGGCATTAGAAGTTATGATGGGAAGGCATCCAAGGGAGCTCCTAGCTTCCTTGTCATCATCCCAACCAGTTTCAGACAACACAGAATTTCTGTTGAAGGATGTGCTGGACCAGGGACTCCCAACACCAACAGGCAAAATAGCAGAGGCTGTAGTGTTTGTTGTGACCAGAGCTTTACTATGTGTGCGTGACAATCCAGATTCAAGGCCTCCCATGCGTTTTGTGGAACAAGAACTGTCAGGTCGAACACAAGCTTGCATTTCAGACCCTTTTGACACCATCACCATTAGCAAGCTTACCAGCCTTGGAGAAATAAACCGAAGTGGCATTAAAGGGTAG
- the LOC121249907 gene encoding 60S ribosomal protein L23, whose protein sequence is MSKRGRGGSAGNKFRMSLGLPVAATVNCADNTGAKNLYIISVKGIKGRLNRLPSACVGDMVMATVKKGKPDLRKKVLPAVIVRQRKPWRRKDGVFMYFEDNAGVIVNPKGEMKGSAITGPIGKECADLWPRIASAANAIV, encoded by the exons ATGTCGAAGCGAG GTAGGGGTGGATCTGCGGGGAATAAGTTCAGGATGTCTCTGGGTCTACCGGTGGCTGCCACGGTTAACTGTGCTGACAACACGGGGGCGAAGAACCTGTATATTATATCGGTGAAGGGAATCAAAGGGAGGTTGAATCGGTTGCCCTCCGCCTGCGTGGGAGACATGGTCATGGCCACCGTCAAGAAGGGGAAGCCTGACTTGAGAAAGAAGGTCCTTCCCGCCGTCATCGTCCGCCAGCGGAAGCCCTGGCGCCGAAAGGACGGTGTCTTCATGTACTTTGAAG ATAATGCTGGGGTCATTGTCAATCCCAAGGGAGAAATGAAAG GTTCTGCTATCACCGGCCCAATTGGGAAAGAGTGTGCTGATCTCTGGCCAAGAATTGCGAGTGCTGCCAATGCTATTGTCTAA